The Musa acuminata AAA Group cultivar baxijiao chromosome BXJ2-2, Cavendish_Baxijiao_AAA, whole genome shotgun sequence genome contains the following window.
GTTTGGGTTTGTGACATTCTCTGATCCACGTGCAGTTGAGGTTTCCATCAGCGAGATGCATGAGCGTGAGCTTGACGGACGTGTCATTTCAGTGAATAAGGCTCAACCTAAGATAAGCACAGATGACTCTACCTATGGCTACAATGGTGGAGGATACACACCAGGAAGCAAAGGAGGTTATCATGGTAATGATGGTCCACCACCCGCAGGGCGCTCTGATGAATGCTTCAAGTGTGGACGACTTGGACACTGGGCACGTGAATGCCCTTCAGCTGGGGGAAGTAGTGGCGGTCGATTCCCTTCTCGTTCCAAGTTTGGTGGAGGTGGTGGCCGAGGGGATCGATTTGGTGGACCAGATCGCTTGAGTGACCGATATGTGGATGACCGTTATGATGGAGACCGATATGGGGACCGTGATCATATTGACAGCAGGGACAGTCGATATAGTGGTGGTCGTGATCGATTTGACAATGATCGTGACCGATATGCCAATGATCGGTATGGGCCTCCTGTGGATCGTTTTTCTGGTGATAGATATGGAGGGCGCCCTGATCGGTACCCACAGAATGGATACAGCCGGGAAAGAAGCTATGAGAAGGATGTACCTCGTGGTGGTGGTGGCTATGACAGAGATGGAGGGTCAAGAGGTGGTGGTGGCTATGAGAGGGATGGACCTTGTGGTGGCGGCAGTGATAGATACGGGAGTGGTGGGCCTGCACGTTATGATGGTGGTGGAAGTTTCAGGAACAGGCCTGGGCCTTATGATCGGCCAAATAGAGGCAGACGTCCATCATCCTTTGATGTTCGCTACTGATGCTTGTGTTGTTAGCAGTCAAAACTGTATTTGTTTTCCCGAACCTTATGCTCTGGTATTTTAGGATAGCTCATGGTAACAATGCAGTGATTCTGTTAAGACTCTGggattgaaaatctatgctgtccaTTTGCTGTGAAATCCTCTGAATCGATCACTTAGCTTTATGAGACTGAGCCTTTACGCAAGTGGCCTGCTCATATTGGAATCTTAACTTTATGAAGGATTGTGCTTTATCTGAACTGCCGGTGGCCCACAGTTTGATATGATTATATCTGGTTGATCTTATAAGTCAGTGCAGGCTGTTATTACATGTTGGTTTTGGCTCATGATCAAGTTGTGTTTGTTATTGTGCTTACTATTGAGAAACCTGTCACAATATTTTACTGATAGCAGTATCTTTAAGTGCTGATCCTCTTTGTCTTCTGTGAAGCTGTGAAAATTTATAGCCCTGCTGATTTCTGCACTATAACACCATTGACAAATGAGTTCTGATCAGGTCATATTTTCTGTGCCTGTGATACAATTTGAGGCAGTTGCTTCCTGGTTGATGAGCTATCGGATCATATGGTGGGCCACTTTTATTTGCTGTAAGATTGATGGAAGATCCTTTTTTGTATGGATTCAAGTCGTTTGATTTTGACAGCACTTTTGATATACGTATGAATTTCGTTTCTGATTCCCGGCCATCAGAGCTCTGCAGTTGCCAAATAATAATCCCCACTCTGTTCTCAATCCCTTAAATTGGTTCTTTGGGCCGGATAATTTAAGCTGACTCCCAGTCTCATGCTCTATTACCTGGTTGAAGGTGGAGTCTTAAGTTCCACTTTGTTGCTGATATAGTGCAATTAGAAAGTTGTTGGTGCATGAAGGCTGGAACGAGAGTTGGTCGTTCACTTTAATAGTCGCAAATGCTTTTCAGAATTGATGTTATTGATAGCAGTGTGCTCGCCAGATGATATATGTGGTACAAGGGGCTATTTATCATATTAGTTATAGGGTATGGTTGTCATACTAACTTGATCAAATGTTAGATAGTTGTATtgaattgttatgtttgcaaagaaTTCATTTGTATAATTTACCAATTTTCTCGAGCTATAATTGTTCTTTTACCTCTTACCATTAGTCGAGTATATTTTGTCATTATCTTAATCGTTTTGTTTTATCGAAGTTGATGCTTCGTTCTTAGTTTGTGTGATGCTTTGTTCTTAGTTTGTGTAGCTGACTCATTCTCCTGTTTGGGTGCTTCGAACATGTCTTCTACGGAAAGTTGTCTGACAGAGTACTTGAATTCAGTGAAGCAAGCTACTTGTGGCAGTCCCCAAGAAATATGGCAAACTTCGAGCAGTGATAATTATTCCAATACAACAAGGACTCGGTT
Protein-coding sequences here:
- the LOC135605788 gene encoding glycine-rich RNA-binding protein RZ1C-like isoform X1, with the translated sequence MSAKEENRIFVGGLSWDTTERRLEAEFSRFGKVIETQVMLERDTGRPRGFGFVTFSDPRAVEVSISEMHERELDGRVISVNKAQPKISTDDSTYGYNGGGYTPGSKGGYHGNDGPPPAGRSDECFKCGRLGHWARECPSAGGSSGGRFPSRSKFGGGGGRGDRFGGPDRLSDRYVDDRYDGDRYGDRDHIDSRDSRYSGGRDRFDNDRDRYANDRYGPPVDRFSGDRYGGRPDRYPQNGYSRERSYEKDVPRGGGGYDRDGGSRGGGGYERDGPCGGGSDRYGSGGPARYDGGGSFRNRPGPYDRPNRGRRPSSFDVRY
- the LOC135605788 gene encoding glycine-rich RNA-binding protein RZ1C-like isoform X2, with product MSHMHVRITGTSCYSQVMLERDTGRPRGFGFVTFSDPRAVEVSISEMHERELDGRVISVNKAQPKISTDDSTYGYNGGGYTPGSKGGYHGNDGPPPAGRSDECFKCGRLGHWARECPSAGGSSGGRFPSRSKFGGGGGRGDRFGGPDRLSDRYVDDRYDGDRYGDRDHIDSRDSRYSGGRDRFDNDRDRYANDRYGPPVDRFSGDRYGGRPDRYPQNGYSRERSYEKDVPRGGGGYDRDGGSRGGGGYERDGPCGGGSDRYGSGGPARYDGGGSFRNRPGPYDRPNRGRRPSSFDVRY